A genomic segment from Aegilops tauschii subsp. strangulata cultivar AL8/78 chromosome 1, Aet v6.0, whole genome shotgun sequence encodes:
- the LOC141039138 gene encoding uncharacterized protein: protein MAAGAKPPPATTLQDVPDRLMEPILARLMSSPLCLVRAAATCKRWRRIMGRSWLFASELQRAHPPAPNRRPVAGNYYNRVCPLGGREIVFVPTAPAAQHRVESRHFSLDFLPGGSRKWEVVDSSRSLVLLAKKKKSGWMRRSFPDLVVCEPATRRYQLIPRMEEMKRHRCLGSHLVGTERNFEFKPGGGMRVADSMETFKVVCVVYQGYDGVRDDIGAARACFFARNDSKTQPRRGRPETHSWYAEQSHDLGNNVCLHAADSLHFLGHAGGSLYWSIKGHDERMLALGGRWLPHNFQGTVLQVTDDSTRWKRENAPFVTELLRDEHIGHTSLKT from the coding sequence ATGGCCGCCGGCGCGAAGCCACCGCCGGCAACGACGCTTCAGGACGTCCCCGACAGGCTCATGGAGCCGATCCTGGCGCGTCTCATGTCGTCGCCTCTCTGCCTCGTCCGCGCGGCGGCCACCTGCAAGCGGTGGCGCCGGATCATGGGCCGCTCATGGCTCTTCGCCAGCGAGCTCCAGAGAGCCCACCCACCGGCCCCAAACCGGCGCCCCGTCGCAGGAAACTACTACAACCGTGTGTGCCCCCTGGGCGGCCGGGAGATCGTCTTCGTCCCCACGGCGCCGGCGGCGCAGCACCGCGTCGAGAGCCGCCACTTCTCACTCGACTTCCTGCCCGGCGGCAGCAGAAAATGGGAGGTCGTGGACAGCAGCCGCAGCCTCGTCCTCCtcgccaagaagaagaagagcggGTGGATGCGCCGCTCCTTCCCCGACCTCGTGGTTTGCGAGCCGGCCACGCGCCGCTACCAGCTGATCCCGCGCATGGAGGAGATGAAGCGTCACCGCTGCCTCGGCTCGCACCTCGTGGGCACCGAGAGGAACTTTGAGTTCAAGCCCGGGGGCGGCATGCGTGTCGCCGACAGCATGGAAACATTCAAGGTCGTCTGCGTGGTCTATCAAGGATACGACGGGGTGCGCGACGACATTGGCGCCGCGAGGGCGTGCTTCTTCGCCCGGAACGACAGCAAGACCCAGCCGCGGAGAGGGAGACCCGAGACGCACAGCTGGTACGCCGAGCAGAGCCACGACCTTGGCAACAACGTGTGCCTCCATGCCGCGGACTCGTTGCATTTCCTCGGTCACGCCGGAGGCTCTTTGTACTGGAGCATCAAAGGCCATGACGAACGCATGCTGGCTCTGGGCGGCCGCTGGTTGCCACACAATTTCCAAGGGACGGTCCTGCAGGTCACAGACGATAGCACCCGCTGGAAAAGAGAAAACGCACCATTCGTCACTGAACTCTTGCGAGATGAGCACATTGGTCACACAAGTCTCAAAACATGA
- the LOC109761591 gene encoding uncharacterized protein, whose translation MGNYLSCTLAKTPGGKGARVILPDGAVRRVTLPATAAELMMDAPGHFVAETRHARVGTRLEALHADEDLEMGVVYATFPMKHIGTKLAAADMARLAAAATREARRSAKVSSVGAAAQPEPAITFVPAAEEAPSPRARLDEMVDDAVAAEIDVLKHRLSSARSRRPNLETIHEENHLLCRR comes from the coding sequence ATGGGGAACTACCTGTCGTGCACGCTGGCCAAGACGCCGGGCGGGAAGGGCGCGCGGGTGATCCTGCCCGACGGCGCGGTGCGGCGGGTCACGCTGCCGGCCACGGCGGCGGAGCTGATGATGGACGCGCCGGGCCACTTCGTGGCCGAGACGCGCCACGCGCGCGTCGGCACCCGCCTCGAGGCGCTCCACGCCGACGAGGACCTCGAGATGGGCGTCGTCTACGCCACCTTCCCCATGAAGCACATCGGCACGAAGCTGGCCGCCGCCGACATggcccgcctcgccgccgcggccaCCCGGGAGGCCCGCCGCTCCGCCAAGGTCTCCTCCGTGGGGGCCGCGGCTCAGCCCGAGCCGGCCATCACCTTCGTGCCGGCCGCGGAGGAGGCGCCGTCTCCGAGGGCGCGGCTGGACGAGATGGTGGACGACGCGGTGGCCGCGGAGATCGACGTGCTCAAGCACCGCCTCAGCAGCGCGCGCTCCAGGCGGCCCAACCTCGAGACCATCCACGAGGAGAATCACCTCCTGTGCAGACGCTGA